The Oryzias latipes chromosome 8, ASM223467v1 genomic interval ATGCGTTTGTGTGCCTCCCTGCAGGTGACTGTAGTCTCCAGCCCAGCCTGGTTCAACTCAGCCTGGAGCTCTGCGGACAGGAGAAAGGTCATCTCCTCCTTCATTGCTCTGTCCAGCCCGGCGCCGCACGCCTTCCTGCTTTGTGTCCCTGTGAACCAGCCGGCGGATGGAGAGGCCAAGGCCCTAGACGCCCTGGAGACGCTGTTCGGCCCCTCCGCCGTCGCAGAGAACACCATCGTGCTCTTCACCCACATGGAGGAGCTGTGGGAGGACGAGCAGCTGGAGGACTACATTGTCACGTGGCGCAAAGACCTCCGGGAGCTCGTGGAAAGGTGCGGCGGCTCCTACCACACCCTGGAAACCCGGAATGGGGGAGAAGAGGACAGGAAAGCTGTGGAGGGGCTGCTGGCAAAGGTGGAACAGGCGGCGCTGAAGACGGGGGCCGTCAGCTGCCCCCTCtatgaggaggtggaggagcgATTGAgggagaggcagcaggagaTCCTGAGGCAGAGGACGGCAGAGATGACCGATGAAGAACTGGAAGCGGCGCGACTGGAGGCAGAACGGAGCATCGGGGGCTTGGATG includes:
- the LOC105354632 gene encoding GTPase IMAP family member 4 isoform X2; the protein is MSASELRLVLLGPADAGRKAAVCSLLGLQDNPQGSTDVQECSKFSGEVCGTQVTVVSSPAWFNSAWSSADRRKVISSFIALSSPAPHAFLLCVPVNQPADGEAKALDALETLFGPSAVAENTIVLFTHMEELWEDEQLEDYIVTWRKDLRELVERCGGSYHTLETRNGGEEDRKAVEGLLAKVEQAALKTGAVSCPLYEEVEERLRERQQEILRQRTAEMTDEELEAARLEAERSIGGLDVNLDHIFSSTTAPPDPPAPSLLWGWWEKLVGWIRWLPSLVRREALFGSLIGLFVGGTLGGAVGATAGSVVTEVGRRKEKKNE
- the LOC105354632 gene encoding GTPase IMAP family member 4 isoform X1 yields the protein MNVPTELRLVLLGPADAGRKAAVCSLLGLQDNPQGSTDVQECSKFSGEVCGTQVTVVSSPAWFNSAWSSADRRKVISSFIALSSPAPHAFLLCVPVNQPADGEAKALDALETLFGPSAVAENTIVLFTHMEELWEDEQLEDYIVTWRKDLRELVERCGGSYHTLETRNGGEEDRKAVEGLLAKVEQAALKTGAVSCPLYEEVEERLRERQQEILRQRTAEMTDEELEAARLEAERSIGGLDVNLDHIFSSTTAPPDPPAPSLLWGWWEKLVGWIRWLPSLVRREALFGSLIGLFVGGTLGGAVGATAGSVVTEVGRRKEKKNE